The Mycobacterium seoulense genome has a window encoding:
- a CDS encoding FHA domain-containing protein: protein MTSGQSTTALTVRVGQATHTLDPAAGVAVIGRDAGAAVRVDDERISRSHVRLEPHRDGWQAFDTSTNGMFVDGIRRNSVLLTGATTIYLGAPDGVAVSLTPQHPSEVTGEESTQVVRPFDSDDEQWWEGQSDPGVIRAGGAVAERRQQLGISQRSLDRDGIINAGALINFEKGRSWPRRSTLERLEKVLDWPTGHITRIRRGAVPAPAGGAVRIAPPRAAGDEATEVLTDSVQAPLMAETVELAMHTLTTAVADLPEPTDPDFTPRATKILADLRKLERLASSAARNAKGSPSVILALSSVRRSYNDLMRRAAASPAATLGQRLYGARHRAELSLEEAANGAGLPVSALEDAEAERAISPEATRAIENLVAQLTVS, encoded by the coding sequence GTGACATCCGGCCAATCGACGACCGCGCTCACCGTGCGGGTCGGGCAGGCGACCCACACGCTTGACCCCGCGGCCGGCGTCGCCGTCATCGGTCGAGACGCCGGGGCCGCGGTACGGGTGGACGACGAGCGGATCTCGCGGTCGCACGTGCGGCTCGAGCCGCACCGCGACGGCTGGCAGGCCTTCGACACCAGCACCAACGGGATGTTCGTCGACGGGATACGCCGCAACTCGGTCCTGCTCACCGGCGCCACCACCATCTATCTGGGCGCGCCCGACGGGGTGGCCGTGAGCCTGACCCCGCAGCACCCGTCGGAGGTGACGGGCGAGGAGTCGACCCAAGTCGTGCGCCCGTTCGACTCCGACGACGAACAGTGGTGGGAGGGCCAAAGCGACCCGGGCGTCATCCGCGCGGGCGGCGCGGTCGCCGAGCGCCGACAGCAGCTGGGGATCTCCCAGCGCAGCCTGGACCGCGACGGAATCATCAACGCGGGCGCCCTGATCAACTTCGAGAAGGGCCGCAGCTGGCCGCGTCGCAGCACGCTGGAGCGGCTGGAGAAGGTGTTGGACTGGCCCACGGGCCACATCACGCGCATCCGCCGCGGGGCGGTTCCGGCGCCGGCCGGCGGTGCGGTCAGGATCGCCCCGCCCCGGGCTGCCGGCGACGAGGCCACCGAGGTGCTGACCGACTCCGTTCAGGCGCCGCTGATGGCCGAGACGGTGGAACTGGCCATGCACACCCTCACCACCGCCGTCGCTGACCTGCCCGAGCCGACCGATCCCGACTTCACCCCCAGGGCCACCAAAATCCTCGCCGACCTGCGCAAGCTCGAAAGGTTGGCATCGAGCGCGGCGCGCAACGCCAAAGGCAGCCCGTCCGTCATCCTGGCGCTGAGCAGCGTGCGGCGCAGCTATAACGACTTGATGAGGCGGGCGGCGGCCTCGCCGGCGGCCACGCTGGGGCAGCGGCTCTACGGCGCCCGCCACCGGGCGGAACTGAGCCTCGAGGAGGCGGCCAACGGCGCCGGGCTGCCGGTATCCGCCCTCGAAGACGCCGAAGCCGAGCGCGCGATCTCTCCCGAGGCCACACGGGCCATCGAAAACCTCGTCGCGCAGCTGACAGTCAGTTAA
- a CDS encoding sensor domain-containing protein codes for MSAVSRTHQGGPTTGAPNTGSAGCRPRFAPTARWALLAAVALAVVLSGCTTTATGHPAAAPDLGHWQPAAILPQNLADLLLKETEVNAIGHTTAMAVRKPVSRMWHDENMVSNPGCLGIYSPAEAADYQGSNWTAVQGQILDDAAPVAPEHALVQVLIGFRDADSARQFFSQAKTRWTGCADRSITVTTPGHAPVTWDLGAPQATDTTLASMQTQPGGRGAPCQRAMGLANNVIVDALWCGFDTTSEASDIVSKTTAAISQA; via the coding sequence ATGAGCGCTGTTTCGCGGACACACCAAGGTGGGCCGACAACCGGCGCCCCGAATACGGGCAGCGCCGGGTGCAGACCGCGCTTCGCGCCCACCGCGCGCTGGGCACTGCTCGCCGCCGTCGCGCTCGCTGTGGTGCTGAGCGGCTGCACCACCACCGCCACCGGACACCCCGCCGCGGCCCCGGACCTGGGCCACTGGCAGCCGGCGGCGATCCTGCCCCAGAACCTGGCCGATCTGCTGCTCAAGGAGACCGAGGTCAACGCGATCGGGCACACCACCGCCATGGCAGTGCGCAAGCCGGTCTCGCGGATGTGGCACGACGAGAATATGGTCTCCAACCCGGGCTGCCTGGGCATCTATTCACCCGCCGAAGCCGCCGACTACCAAGGCAGCAACTGGACGGCGGTGCAAGGGCAGATACTCGATGACGCCGCACCCGTCGCTCCCGAGCACGCGCTTGTGCAAGTGCTGATCGGCTTCCGTGACGCCGATTCGGCCCGGCAATTCTTCAGCCAGGCCAAGACACGCTGGACTGGGTGCGCCGACCGGTCGATCACCGTCACCACGCCCGGCCACGCCCCCGTCACCTGGGATCTCGGCGCGCCGCAGGCCACCGACACCACGTTGGCCAGCATGCAAACCCAGCCCGGTGGCCGCGGCGCACCCTGCCAGCGCGCCATGGGGCTGGCCAACAACGTCATCGTCGACGCCCTGTGGTGCGGGTTCGACACCACCAGCGAGGCGAGCGACATCGTCTCCAAAACCACCGCCGCGATCTCGCAAGCCTGA
- a CDS encoding sensor domain-containing protein — protein MHDNAVAPDGRQDRSAALAVAPPRSHLVPKDAPMPDHPHPPMTTTTYPAPGSVPPVPRSAYRPAPAPSVAPGDEVTTVLPRRPFGIAGPPAVPAAMHAWGPVPGYPPAFAPARRRRQPTWVQIAVGAAVVVTLVVAGLAINVAGSPDDTATSTSMPAPTTSAAPIDPGPAPQTPTVPLSALPGLMLDVATINSIEGATDIAPSPDSANDNGAYSGLSTDRPECGEIQAPALESELDGSGWIGVRTQSLQDPVGARHLNHSAAIYFATAKAADDFAAKQAQAWPRCNGASLRLTVHREPTSIWMAGTATNRDGMLSITNTQEGARGWQCQRALTARNNIVIDVRSCGDNRTDQAITIATRMAQRVTAR, from the coding sequence ATGCACGACAACGCCGTTGCACCCGACGGCCGTCAGGACCGGTCCGCCGCCCTCGCGGTCGCCCCACCCCGCAGTCACCTCGTTCCGAAGGACGCCCCCATGCCCGACCACCCGCACCCGCCGATGACCACCACGACCTACCCCGCCCCGGGAAGCGTCCCGCCGGTACCGCGCAGCGCGTACCGACCCGCCCCGGCACCGTCCGTCGCCCCCGGGGACGAGGTCACCACGGTGTTGCCCCGCCGGCCGTTCGGGATCGCGGGTCCGCCCGCGGTGCCGGCGGCGATGCACGCCTGGGGGCCTGTGCCGGGTTACCCGCCCGCGTTCGCCCCGGCGCGCCGGCGGCGTCAACCCACCTGGGTGCAGATCGCCGTAGGGGCCGCGGTCGTGGTGACGCTGGTGGTCGCGGGTTTGGCGATCAACGTGGCAGGCAGCCCTGACGACACGGCGACCTCGACATCGATGCCGGCGCCGACGACTTCCGCGGCGCCGATCGACCCGGGCCCGGCACCGCAGACGCCCACGGTGCCGTTGTCGGCGCTGCCCGGGCTGATGCTGGATGTGGCAACCATCAACAGCATCGAGGGCGCCACCGACATTGCACCCTCACCCGACTCGGCCAACGACAACGGGGCCTACAGCGGCCTGAGCACCGACCGGCCCGAATGCGGCGAGATCCAAGCTCCCGCACTCGAATCGGAGCTGGACGGCAGCGGCTGGATCGGCGTGCGAACCCAGTCGCTGCAAGACCCCGTCGGCGCCCGGCACCTCAACCACAGCGCCGCGATCTACTTCGCCACCGCCAAGGCGGCCGACGACTTCGCGGCCAAACAGGCGCAGGCTTGGCCGAGATGCAACGGCGCCAGCCTGCGCCTGACCGTCCACCGAGAACCCACCAGCATCTGGATGGCGGGCACCGCCACCAACCGTGACGGCATGCTCAGCATCACCAACACTCAGGAAGGCGCCCGGGGGTGGCAGTGCCAGCGGGCCCTGACCGCACGCAACAACATCGTCATCGACGTGCGCAGCTGCGGCGACAACCGCACCGATCAAGCGATCACCATCGCCACCCGGATGGCCCAGCGCGTCACCGCCCGCTGA